The genomic window CGAGGACTCGTTCACCCGGCGGGCCACCGCCTCCACCTGCTCCAGCGGTGCGCCCTCGTCGGCGAGCGCACCGGCGATCTTCTCCACGAAGAGCGTCGCCCCGGTGCCCCGGCGGCCCGCGGTGAAGGTGCTGTCGGCCACCGCGACGTCGTCGTCGACGAGCACCCGGGCGACCCGCACACCCTCGTCCTCGGCGAGTTCGGCCGCCATGTCGAAGTTCAGTACGTCACCGGTGTAGTTCTTCACGACGAACAGCACACCCGCACCGCTGTCGACCGCCACCGCGGCCCGCACCATCTGGTCGGGCACGGGAGACGTGAACACCTCTCCCGGGCATGCCGCGGAGAGCATTCCGGGCCCGACGAATCCCGCGTGCAGCGGCTCGTGTCCGGAGCCGCCGCCGGAGACGAGCCCCACCTTGCCTGCCACGGGCGCGTCGCGCCGGACGACGAGACGCTTCTCGGCGTCCACGAGCAGCTCCGGGTGAGCGGCGGCCATACCGCGAAGGCCGTCCGCGACGACTGTCTCCGGCACGTTGATGAGCATGCGCAACGGTTCCTCCTGGAGAGAGCGACGGCAGACCGCAGGTGCCGGCCGTCGGCGTGAATCCGATCCTCTTGTCTCAGGTGCGTACGGCCCCCAGTATCGAAGAGACCCGTGTGATCGGGAAGCGACGCGTCGGAGGGACACACATCCGAGCCGTCGGAGGGACGCGTACACGCCCGTCTGCGCGCGGACCACCCGCAGAAGGGCGTCCGGCACGAGCCCCTGAGGTTCTTACGGTCCCGTGACGCGGGCGTGCCGCGCGGCCTCTCCGGTCCGCGGGCGGCCTAGCGTGGCGGCATGCGCGTACTGGTCACCGGCGGAGCCGGTTTCATCGGGTCGTACATCGTCCGGACCCTCGCCTCCGGCGGGCACGAGCCGGTGGTCCTCGACGCCCTGCTCCCCTCGGCGCACGGACCCGCCGGGCCCGGCGGGTCCGCGACGGCCCAACTGCCTCCGGGCGTCCGGACGATCGTCGCGGACGTACGGGACAGGGAGGCCGTGGCCGGTGCTCTGTCCGGCATCGACGCCGTGTGCCATCAGGCCGCCATGGTGGGTCTCGGCAAGGACTTCGCCGACGCACCGGAGTACGTCGGCTGCAACGACCTGGGCACCGCGGTCCTGCTCGCCGGAATGGCGGCGGCCGGGGTCCGGGACCTGGTGATCGCAGGGTCCATGGTGGTCTACGGCGAGGGACGGTACGACTGCCCCCGGCACGGCACGGTCAGGCCGGGCCCCAGGGCGGTGGACGACCTCGAAGCCGGGCGATTCGAGCCGCACTGCCCCTCCTGCGGCTCGGAACTGGTGCCCGGCCTGGTCACGGAGGAAGCCCTCGCCGACCCCCGTAACGTGTACGCGGCCACCAAGCTCGCACAGGAACACCTCGCCGCCGCGTGGACCCGCGCGACGGGCGGCCGGGCGGTGGCGCTGCGCTACCACAATGTGTACGGCCCGGGGATGCCGCGCGACACCCCGTACGCCGGTGTCGCGTCCTTCTTCCGGTCGGCCCTGGCCAGGGGAGAGGCACCCCGGGTGTTCGAGGACGGCGGCCAGCGGCGCGACTTCGTCCACGTCCGGGACGTGGCGGCGGCCAACGCCGTGGCTCTCGCGGCACTGGCCGAGCGGGCGCCGGGCACCTTCGACGCCTACAACACGGGAAGCGGCACCCCGCACACCATCGGAGAGATGGCCCGGGCCCTGTCGGCGGCCCACGGCGGGCCGGATCCCGTCGTCACCGGTGAGTACCGGCTCGGGGACGTCCGCCACGTGACCGCCGATTCCCGGCGCCTGCGCGAGGAACTCGGCTGGAAGCCGGAGACGGACTTCGCCGCGGGGATGCGGGAGTTCGCCACGGCACCCCTGCGGGCTGCCACGGGATCGCGGGCGTAGCTCCCGGCGTCCGCCCGCCTCAGACCGGGGCGGCGGGCAGGGTGACCTCGAAACAGCAGCCACCCGCCACATTCCTGACGCCGGCCCGGCCGGAGTGCGCCTCGACGATCCCGCGGACGATCGCGAGCCCGAGGCCCGCCCCCGACGGCGGGGTGCGGGCCTGGCTGCCCCTCCACCCCGTGTCGAACACCCTCGCGAGGTCCTCCTCGGGGATCCCGCCGCACCCGTCGGTCACCGAGAGCACGAGACCGTCGGGCGAGCGCTGCGCGGCCACCGCCACCGTCCCGTCGGCCGGGGTGAGCCGGATCGCGTTGATCAGCAGATTGCCCATGACCCGGCTCATCTCCTTGCTGTCGACCTCCACGGGCACCGCGTCGACCCGGTCGCCGACGAGGCGGACCCCGTGTTCGCGGGCCAGCGGGCGGGCACCGGCGAGGGCGTCGCCGACCAGGTCGTGGGCGGAGACCCGGGTGGGCGCCAGTGTGAGCGATCCGGCGTGGATGCGGGAGAGTTCGAAGAGATCACCGACCATGTCGTTCATGCGCTCCACCTCACGGCGTATCTGCCGCAGGTAGCGGTCCGAGTCCGGCGCCATGCCGTCCTCCAGGGCCTCGGACATGGCGCGCAGCCCGGTCAGCGGGGTCCGCAGGTCGTGCGAGATCCAGGCGACGAGCTCCCGGCGCGATCTCTCCAGGGCGCGCTCACGCTCCCGGGAGCTTTCGAGCTTCGCGCTGGTGGCCGCCAGTTCACGCGTGAGCGCGGCGAGTTCCGCCGTCGCCTGCCCCCGCGGTGCCGCGAACGTGCCCCCGTCGCCGAACGAGCGGGCCGCCAGCGTCAGGTCATGGCTGCTCGCGGCCACCCAGCGGCCCAGCAGCACCGCGGTCGCGAGCGACACCGCGGCGGCCATGGCCACGACGGTCGTCACCACCGTCAGGTCGTGCGGAGACAGGAACATCGCCCAGGCCACGGCCAGGGTCCCCGCCAGCATCGCCGTCACCGCCACGGCGGCGACGACGCTCAGGGAGACCACCAGGGGCCGGTTCCGGAGCAGCCGCAGGACCAGTGCGCCGAGCAGCCCGGCCACGGCGGCGCCGAGGAACGCGAGGAGGGCGATGAGGAGGATGTCCGCCATGCGCTCAGTCCTCTGAGGTGTCGTCGGCGGGCAGGTCCAAGCGGTATCCCACGCCCCACACCGTGTGAATCAGACAGGGGCGCGCCGGGTCCGTCTCGACCTTTCCGCGCAGTCGCCGCACATGGACGGTCACCGTCGACAGATCGCCGAAGTCCCAGCCCCAGACCTCCCGCATCAGCTCCTCGCGGGTGAAGGCCTGCCCCGGGTGGCTCAGGAAGAAGGCGAGCAGGTCGAACTCGCGGAGCGTGAGGCAGAGATCCCTGCCGTCGCGGGTCGCGCGACGGGCCAGAGGCTCCAGGCCGATCCCGGCGCCGCCGAGCCGGGCGGGGGCACCGGGGCCGGGGCGCCGGCCCCGGCGCAGGACCGCCTCCACCCGCAGCACGAGTTCGCGTGGACTGAAGGGCTTGGTCACGTAGTCGTCGGCACCGGTCTCCAGCCCCAGGATCCGGTCGTCCTCGTCCCCCCTCGCGGTGAGCATGATGACGGGCACGGGCCCCCGCGCACGCATCCGCCGGCACACCTCGAAGCCGTCCATGCCGGGCAGCATCAGGTCGAGCACCACCAGATCGGGCCGCCGCACACCGAAACTGTCCAGCGCCGATGGCCCGTCGTCGGCCCGTCCGACGTCGTAGCCCGCACGTTCCAGGTAGCCGGCGGCAACCTCCGCGACGGTCGGATCGTCGTCGACGACGAGCACACGGCCGCGCGACACGCCGTCCTCACCGCCGTTCGGTGACACGCCGCCGGAGTCCGGCGGGGAAGCGATGTTCTGCATGGCGCCACTGTGGCATCAGCGGCCGTCCGGGTGGAGGGCCTCCCCCCGCCACACGGTCGACGTCCACGTTTCGTAAGATCCCGAAGCCCGGAATGCCGGTTTTGGCTCCGTAGGGTGATCGGCGTGACCGATTACTCGCCGGCTGATCCCGCCGCCCCCCTCCGCGCCGACATCGTCCTGCCCTGCCTCGACGAGGCCGCGGCCCTGCCCCGGGTACTGGCCCGTGTCCCCGAAGGATGGCGGGCCATCGTCGTCGACAACGGGTCCACCGACGGGTCTGCGGACATCGCCCGCTCGCTCGGTGCGACCGTGGTGCACGAACCGCGCCGCGGATTCGGCTCCGCCTGTCACGCGGGACTGCTCGCCGCCGAGGCCGAGTACGTCTGCTTCTGCGACTGCGACGGCTCGCTCGACCCGGCACTCCTCCCCTCTTTCGTCCGGCGGATCGCCGAGGGCGAGACCGACCTGGTCCTCGGCCGGCGCCGCCCCACGGCCCGCGGCGCGTGGCCCCTGCACGCGAGGGCGGGCAACGTCGCCCTCTCCGGGATGCTCCGCCGCCGTACCGGTCTGAGACTGCACGACCTCGGGCCGATGCGGGCCGTACGCAGGGAGGCGCTGCTGGCGCTCGGTCTGACGGACCGTCGCAGCGGCTATCCGCTCCAGATGGTGGTGCGCGCGTCGGACGCCGGACTGCGCGTCGCCGAGACGGACGTGCCGTATCTGCCCCGCACCGGCAAGTCCAAGGTCACCGGCACCTGGCGGGGTACCTGGCACGCGGTCCGGGACATGCGTGCGGTGCTGCGGCAGCCCGCGACTCGGACCTCGCCTGCTGTCCCCGCGGAGGCGACCCGATGAGCACACCGACGCCGGGCGGCGGAGTGACGACACTGCTGGTCATCGCCAAGGAACCGCTCCCCGGGAAGGTCAAGACCCGGCTCACGCCGCCCTTCAGCGCCGAGGAGGCCGCTGAACTCGCCGCCGCGGCACTCGAGGACACCCTGCGGACCGTGCTCACCCTGCCCGTGCGGCGGCGGGTCCTGGTCCTCGAAGGCCGCCCCGGACCGTGGACGCCACCGGGCTTCGACGTACTGCCGCAGTGCGCGGGCACCCTCGACGAACGCATCGCGGCGGCCTTCGCCACGTGTACGGGACCTGCGCTCCTGATCGGCATGGACACCCCGCAGATCACCCCCGCCCTGCTGGCCCCCGCGCTCTCCCCGGCCGGATGGGACGGCTGCGACGCCTGGTTCGGTCCGGCCGAGGACGGCGGCTTCTGGGCCCTCGGCCTCGCGGCCCCCGACCCCTGCCTCGTGCGGGGCGTTCCGATGTCCCGCCCCGACACGGGCGGACTCCAGCGTGCCCGTCTGACGGGCCTCGGCCTCGCCGTGCGGGACCTGCCGCCGCTGCGCGACGTGGACACGGCCGAGGACGCGGCCCTCGTCGCCGCCGCCGCGCCGCACGGACGCTTCGCCGAGGCTCACGGGCGACTGAGCCGGGCGGCGGTCCGATGAGTACGGTCCTGCCGCCGGCGGGCCCGGGCTCCGCCCCGTGGGCGACCGCCGATCCGTACGCGCGAGCACTGAGCCAGGGACGCGGCCCTCTCTTCCTCCGGCGCAAGGACGGATGGCTGCTGCCCCTCGACGTCGAACGCTGGTGCGCGGAAGCCGACGCCGCCGACCTGTCGGCACTGTGCCGCAGCGAGGGCACGGTCATCGACATCGGCTGCGGCCCCGGCCGGCTGGTCGCCGCTCTGGCCGCGCGTGGGCACCGGGCCCTGGGCATCGACGTGAGCGAGGCCGCCATCGGACGCACCCAGCGGCTCGGCGGCTCGGCGCTCCGCCGCAGCGTGTTCGAGCCGCTGCCCGGCGAGGGACGCTGGGGGACGGCCCTGCTCATCGACGGCAACATCGGGATCGGCGGTGACCCCGGGGCGCTGCTCCGCCGGGTCGCCGCAGTGCTGGCCCCCGGCGGACTGCTCATCACGGAGGCGGCGCCCCACGACGTGGACGAGCGGGTCCAGGTCCGGCTCGACGACGGCCGCGTGCAGGCGGGAGCCGGCCCCCACTTCCCCTGGGCCCGCGTCGGCGTGTCCGCCCTCCTCGGCTACGCCCGGTCCCAGGACTGGACGCCCGTCGATCAGTGGGAGGCCGACGGCCGCCCGTTCCTCGCCCTGCGCCGCTCCCGCACGGTCCGCAGCGCCAGCCAGAGCGCGGACACCGCGAACAGGGCGGCGGTGATCAGCAGCCAGTTCCCCAGGAACCTGTCGGGGGACAGCCCGCTCGCCGGTTCGTAGCGCTCGGCGTGACGCGTGATCAGGGGGAACCACGTCAACAGGAGGAGCCCGGACAGGAGCAGCGGGACGCGTACGAAGTTCACCAGTCGCGGACGCCGCGCGAAGGGGACCCGCAGGGCACGGTCCGCCGCCGAGTACAGCGGCACCAGCACCAGGTCGTGGACGAACGCGGCGCCCACGAACCACACCAGGATCATGACGGTGTCCCCGTCGAGCAGTCGCACCCCCGCGTATCCCGCGAGGGCGAGCGACGCGGCCATCAGCAACAGGTGCAGTGGTCCCTCCCCGTACCAGCGGCGCAGAACGCTCATCACAGCTCTCCGAAGGTCAGGCGGTTCACCCATTTGGTGTTCATCACGCCGGGGGCGGCCGGCACGATGACGCGTGCCGGGTAGCCGTGATCCGGTGACAACGCCTCACCGTTGACTCCCAGTGCGAGCAGGGACAGCGGATCGCGCACCTGGTTCCCCCTGAGCGCCACCGTCCGGAACGGCCCGCTGCGCTGGAGGGATTCGACCAGCACCCCGGGCGGTTCACCCGGGAATCCGGCGAGCGCGGCGAGGTCGCGCAGCCGGACTCCGCGCCACCACTGGTCGGACGTCGACCAGCCCTCCACACACGCGATGGGCAGGGCCGCGCTGTGCTGGCCCAGAGCCAGCAGCTCCGTCCGCGACAGCCGGATCTCCCCGGCCGGTCCGACGACGGTGAGCCGCCAGCGTTCCCCCGTGTCGGCCGGAGTGATGCCCACCTTCGCCGCGGTCTTGTTGATCTGGAACCCGTTGGGACCCGGACGCGGTTCGGCGCTGCCGCGCGGGGTCAGCAGGGCGGTGCGCCGCAGGCCGCCGTCGAAGCTCCGGCCGGCCGACGTGACCAGCAGGAGAAGCGACCCCGCCCCCACGGTGGCGAGGGCGCCACGCCGGGAGACGGTCGGCACGGTCGGACGCGGCGAGGCCAGTTCGTCCTTCTCCCCGGCGGGGAGTCCGGCACGCAGTACCCGCAGCGCCCGGGGAAGTTTCAGGCAGGTGTGCGCGAGGAACGCGGCGATGAAGACCCACGCCCCGTAGAAGTGCAGCGGATAGAAGGATCCGGGGAACAGGTACTCCAACTGGATGTTCAGCAGTCCCGTGACGAATTCGAAGAGCGCCCCGCCCACCAGCAGCAGCAGCGACAGACGCTCCAGGGCGTGTCCGGCGGACCTGGCGGGCGGCAGTGCGAAGAGCCTCGGCACCACCGACCACAGCTTCGCCAGCAGGACCGGCACGAGGACGATGCCCAGGGTGACGTGGACCCCCTGTGTCAGCCGGTACAGCCAGTGGGGTCCGGTGGGCCAGTCGAACAGGTAGAAGCCGAGCCACCCCTTGTCCGGTGTCTTGTCGTTCACGGCGGCGAGGTCCGGGTTGTACGCCGCGTACGACAGGAGGCCGGTCACGAACATCAGGGTGATCCCCGCGAGGAGCACCAGACCGAGCACGGCCGTGAACCGGGCGCCGCGCACCGGACTGCGCCAGAACGCGGGCTCGGTCGGAAGCGGGAAGCCGGGGGAGGGGAGGTGTGCACGGGCCTGCCGGTGTCTGTCGCGCATGGTGCCGACGTTATGCCGGGGCAGCGCACCGGGGGGCTTACGACTCCTGACGAAAGTCTGACGTCCGCCCGTGTCCCTCCGCGGATCTGACGGATCTGTGACGCGGCGGCGTCGCACCCCCCGGCGAGGCCCGTCGGTGCGTAGCGTGCGTGCGTGACGACCGAGGAACGCAGTGACCTGATCCGTACCCCCGACCCCGCCGTGCCCACCGACCCCGCGGTGTCCGCCGTCCCGACCGCTCCCGCCGGGCGTCGTCGGGATCTGACGGCCGCCGCGGCGGGAGCGCTGCTCGTGGCGGTTGCCATAGGGGTCGGGTGGGTGATCCAGGAGGGGGACGGCAGCCTGCAGGTCCACTGGCCGCCCCTCCTGGCCTCCTGGGACCCGCACATCGGCCCCGGCACCCTCGCCGCGCCGGCCGTGGCCGCCGCGGTCATCGCCGGCGGACCCCGGCTCGCGGCCCGCATGCCCTGGCGGGGCCTGCTCCTCACCTGCTGGGCCGGCTCGGTGGCCTGGATCCTCTCGCTCGCCCTCATCGAGGGCTGGTACCGCGGGATCGAGCGCCGGCTGACCACCAAGCACGAATACCTGCGCGTGATCGACCGGTTCGACGACATCGGTGCCGCGCTGCGCGGATTCACCGACCACATCGTGATCGGGCCGCCCGGCAACTGGCCCGCGCACGTCGCCGGACACCCTCCGGGTGCCACACTCACCTTCGTCGGCCTGGACCGGGCAGGACTCGGGGGCGGTGCCTGGGCGGGCATGTGGTGCATCGTGCTCGGGGGCTCCGCCGCGGTGGCCGTGATGGTCGCGCTGCGGGCACTGACGGGCGAAGACCTCGCACGGCGTGCCGCCCCGTTCCTCGTCCTGGCCCCGTTCGCCGTCTGGACGGGAACCTCGGCCGACGGGTACTTCGCCGCCGTCGCGGCCTGGTCCGTGGCCCTGCTGGCCGTCGCCGCGACCCGCACGGCCGGGCACCCGGCAGCCGCGGCGCTGGGCTCAGGACTGCTGTTCGGGCTGACCTGCTACCTCAGTTACGGTCTGACACTCGTCGCGGCACTCCTGGCGGCGGTCCTCCTGCTCGCGCGTACGGCACGGCCGCTCGGTCCCCTGGTGCTCGGCGCACTGGTCGCTCCCGTGGCCTTCACCCTGGCGGGCTTCAACTGGTGGGAGGCCTATCACCTGCTGGTCGAGCGCTACTACCAGGGTGCCGGCGGGACCCGCCCCTACAGCTACTGGGTCTGGGCGAACCTCGCCTGCGCCACGCTCGCGGCGGGCCTCGCCACCGTCGCCGGCCTGCGCCGGGCGGTGGCGTCGGCCCCCGCCGCCGTACGCGGTCTGCGACCCGGCACGGTGACGCCCGCTCAGCGCCTGGCGTGCGTGGCCCTCGCCGCGCTCCTGGCAATCGCCGTCGCCGACCTCTCGGGAATGAGCAAGGCGGAGACGGAACGCATCTGGCAGCCCTTCGTGGTCTGGCTGATTCCCGCCGCCGCGCTGCTCCCGGCCGCCGACCGGCGGGGCTGGCTGGCAGCCCAGGCCGCCGTCGCCCTGCTGATCAACCATCTGCTGTGGACCGGGTGGTGAGAGGCGGGAAGGGCCGTTCCGTGAGGGGCACCGCCGGCGTGGGAGAGCCACGCGTCGAACGTCTCCGATCCCCTCGGCCCCTTGCCCAGAGGCAACTGGCCCTCCCCCGCATCGCCGCGCCCGCCGCATCCGGTAGCCGCAGAGGCACCACAAGGCGGCGCTCCTGACGGGCGGTGAGCAGCCTGCGTACCAGGTCCACACCGGACAGGGCCGCGTCGAGTCCGGTGCCCCGGACGAGGTCCACGCCCCGTGCACGTGACAGCACGACCGGCTCGTGCCCCGCCGCCGTCAGTTCCCGACGACCGGACGCCCCACCGGGCCGGTTCCGCCCGCCACAGCCACCCGCATGTCGTGCTCCCTCGATCCGCCGGTCCCGGCAGGCCGCTCCCACCGCCGGGGGCGGACCTCAGCGGCGTACGCAGAACTTGCGGTCCGTCAGCCACTGGCCGAACCAGTCGCTCAGCGGGATGCTGACGCACCACTCGTCGGCGTTGGTGTCCGGGACGGGAACCGTCGGCGTGGGCTTGTCCGGCTTCGGCACGGCCGGGGTCCCGCTCGGGTCGGGTGCGGGCGTGGACGGCTCGGCGTTCGGGAGCCCGCTCAGCTTCTCCCGGAAGACCGCCGAGGACAGGGGGTTCTCGGAGCACTGCCACACCCCGTGCGGGCAGTAGTCGGTGATCGTCTGGTAGAGCGGCTTGTGGAGATCGATCCACTCCAGCATGCGGCGCATGTACTCGGGGCTGTCGCCGTTTCGGAACAGCCCCCACTCCGGGAAGGAGATCGGCTTGCCGTGCTCGGCCGCGAAGTCGACCTGCTTCTGGAGCCCGTAGGGTTCGCTGACCTGTTCGTCGAAGGTGCGGGCGGGCGGCTGGTCGTAGGAGTCCATGCCGATGATGTCCACGACGTCGTCACCCGGATAGCACTCGGTCCAGGGCACGGCGTCCCGCCCCCTGCTCGGCGCGAAGTCGAAACGGAACTTCTGGCCGGGCACGGAGCGCATCGTGGTGACGATGCGTTTCCAGTACGCCTTCCAGGCCACGGGGTCCGGGCCGCAGCGGTGCGTGTACGTGGTCCCGTTCATCTCCCAGCCCAGGACGAGCACGGTGTCGGGGATGCCCAGCAGGACCAGGCGCTCGGCCAGCTTGCGGAAGTGCTCGTCGTACGACCCGTTCACCCCGGCCCGCAGCAGGCGCCGCACCTCGCTGTCGGAGACGCGGGCCTCGTTGCGCTCCATCATGGGCGTGTTGAGGACGAACATCCTGTTCGCGTCCGCGCGACGCCACGCGGCCCAGTAGGCGAGGAAGCCGGGCCGCCCCTCGATGTTCTGCCACACGTCGCCGGGCAGATAGCTGTGCCCGACCCGTAGTTCCGTGCCGCCGAGCCATCGCGACAGCTCCGCCATCCGCTGCACACCCCGGGGCCCGTAATGCAGGTAGGCCCCGATGGCGGTCGTTCCGGCCGGTTCCGGTGCGCTGCGCGCGGAGCCCTTTCCGGCCTCCGTGTCCGCGCCGTCGTGGTCGACGAGGACCGCGCCGCTCACGAGGAGGCCGAACGCGGTCGCCCCGATGCCGAAATTGATGAGCCGGCGCTGTGCGGGCACGGTTCCTCCTTGGATTACGGCCTGTATCCGCCATGACGACATTAAGGAGAAAGATTCAACAAGGGCCTGCGGGACCACCCGGGAATAGACCATTCGCTACGCGCGCCCGCTTCGATCGGGCCGTTCGGGTGACGCGTCAGAAAGTGAAGGGGAGAGTGCCGACACGATTGTCGAAATTCGAGTCGATCAGCCCCGGCTCTCCCACGGACCGCACGTCTCCCAGTCGTTCGAGCATTTCGCGGAACAGGGCCTTCATCTCCAGTTTCGCGAGATGCGCGCCCAGGCAGTGGTGGGGCCCGCCGCCGCCGTATCCCAGGTGGGGATT from Streptomyces sp. NBC_01341 includes these protein-coding regions:
- a CDS encoding glycosyltransferase family 2 protein; its protein translation is MTDYSPADPAAPLRADIVLPCLDEAAALPRVLARVPEGWRAIVVDNGSTDGSADIARSLGATVVHEPRRGFGSACHAGLLAAEAEYVCFCDCDGSLDPALLPSFVRRIAEGETDLVLGRRRPTARGAWPLHARAGNVALSGMLRRRTGLRLHDLGPMRAVRREALLALGLTDRRSGYPLQMVVRASDAGLRVAETDVPYLPRTGKSKVTGTWRGTWHAVRDMRAVLRQPATRTSPAVPAEATR
- a CDS encoding TIGR04282 family arsenosugar biosynthesis glycosyltransferase, which produces MSTPTPGGGVTTLLVIAKEPLPGKVKTRLTPPFSAEEAAELAAAALEDTLRTVLTLPVRRRVLVLEGRPGPWTPPGFDVLPQCAGTLDERIAAAFATCTGPALLIGMDTPQITPALLAPALSPAGWDGCDAWFGPAEDGGFWALGLAAPDPCLVRGVPMSRPDTGGLQRARLTGLGLAVRDLPPLRDVDTAEDAALVAAAAPHGRFAEAHGRLSRAAVR
- a CDS encoding class I SAM-dependent methyltransferase — its product is MSTVLPPAGPGSAPWATADPYARALSQGRGPLFLRRKDGWLLPLDVERWCAEADAADLSALCRSEGTVIDIGCGPGRLVAALAARGHRALGIDVSEAAIGRTQRLGGSALRRSVFEPLPGEGRWGTALLIDGNIGIGGDPGALLRRVAAVLAPGGLLITEAAPHDVDERVQVRLDDGRVQAGAGPHFPWARVGVSALLGYARSQDWTPVDQWEADGRPFLALRRSRTVRSASQSADTANRAAVISSQFPRNLSGDSPLAGS
- a CDS encoding molybdopterin-dependent oxidoreductase, which produces MRDRHRQARAHLPSPGFPLPTEPAFWRSPVRGARFTAVLGLVLLAGITLMFVTGLLSYAAYNPDLAAVNDKTPDKGWLGFYLFDWPTGPHWLYRLTQGVHVTLGIVLVPVLLAKLWSVVPRLFALPPARSAGHALERLSLLLLVGGALFEFVTGLLNIQLEYLFPGSFYPLHFYGAWVFIAAFLAHTCLKLPRALRVLRAGLPAGEKDELASPRPTVPTVSRRGALATVGAGSLLLLVTSAGRSFDGGLRRTALLTPRGSAEPRPGPNGFQINKTAAKVGITPADTGERWRLTVVGPAGEIRLSRTELLALGQHSAALPIACVEGWSTSDQWWRGVRLRDLAALAGFPGEPPGVLVESLQRSGPFRTVALRGNQVRDPLSLLALGVNGEALSPDHGYPARVIVPAAPGVMNTKWVNRLTFGEL
- a CDS encoding NAD-dependent epimerase/dehydratase family protein, which codes for MRVLVTGGAGFIGSYIVRTLASGGHEPVVLDALLPSAHGPAGPGGSATAQLPPGVRTIVADVRDREAVAGALSGIDAVCHQAAMVGLGKDFADAPEYVGCNDLGTAVLLAGMAAAGVRDLVIAGSMVVYGEGRYDCPRHGTVRPGPRAVDDLEAGRFEPHCPSCGSELVPGLVTEEALADPRNVYAATKLAQEHLAAAWTRATGGRAVALRYHNVYGPGMPRDTPYAGVASFFRSALARGEAPRVFEDGGQRRDFVHVRDVAAANAVALAALAERAPGTFDAYNTGSGTPHTIGEMARALSAAHGGPDPVVTGEYRLGDVRHVTADSRRLREELGWKPETDFAAGMREFATAPLRAATGSRA
- a CDS encoding glycoside hydrolase family 26 protein — protein: MPAQRRLINFGIGATAFGLLVSGAVLVDHDGADTEAGKGSARSAPEPAGTTAIGAYLHYGPRGVQRMAELSRWLGGTELRVGHSYLPGDVWQNIEGRPGFLAYWAAWRRADANRMFVLNTPMMERNEARVSDSEVRRLLRAGVNGSYDEHFRKLAERLVLLGIPDTVLVLGWEMNGTTYTHRCGPDPVAWKAYWKRIVTTMRSVPGQKFRFDFAPSRGRDAVPWTECYPGDDVVDIIGMDSYDQPPARTFDEQVSEPYGLQKQVDFAAEHGKPISFPEWGLFRNGDSPEYMRRMLEWIDLHKPLYQTITDYCPHGVWQCSENPLSSAVFREKLSGLPNAEPSTPAPDPSGTPAVPKPDKPTPTVPVPDTNADEWCVSIPLSDWFGQWLTDRKFCVRR
- the dhaK gene encoding dihydroxyacetone kinase subunit DhaK gives rise to the protein MRMLINVPETVVADGLRGMAAAHPELLVDAEKRLVVRRDAPVAGKVGLVSGGGSGHEPLHAGFVGPGMLSAACPGEVFTSPVPDQMVRAAVAVDSGAGVLFVVKNYTGDVLNFDMAAELAEDEGVRVARVLVDDDVAVADSTFTAGRRGTGATLFVEKIAGALADEGAPLEQVEAVARRVNESSRSFGVALSSVTTPAKGTPTFDLPPGELELGIGIHGEPGRERRAMMTSREIADFSVDAVLEDLRPSGPVLVLVNGLGSTPLLELYGFNAEVQRVLSERGVTVARTLVGNYVTSLDMAGCSVTVCQADEELVRLWDAPVQTPALRWGR
- a CDS encoding response regulator transcription factor — translated: MQNIASPPDSGGVSPNGGEDGVSRGRVLVVDDDPTVAEVAAGYLERAGYDVGRADDGPSALDSFGVRRPDLVVLDLMLPGMDGFEVCRRMRARGPVPVIMLTARGDEDDRILGLETGADDYVTKPFSPRELVLRVEAVLRRGRRPGPGAPARLGGAGIGLEPLARRATRDGRDLCLTLREFDLLAFFLSHPGQAFTREELMREVWGWDFGDLSTVTVHVRRLRGKVETDPARPCLIHTVWGVGYRLDLPADDTSED
- a CDS encoding sensor histidine kinase, with protein sequence MADILLIALLAFLGAAVAGLLGALVLRLLRNRPLVVSLSVVAAVAVTAMLAGTLAVAWAMFLSPHDLTVVTTVVAMAAAVSLATAVLLGRWVAASSHDLTLAARSFGDGGTFAAPRGQATAELAALTRELAATSAKLESSRERERALERSRRELVAWISHDLRTPLTGLRAMSEALEDGMAPDSDRYLRQIRREVERMNDMVGDLFELSRIHAGSLTLAPTRVSAHDLVGDALAGARPLAREHGVRLVGDRVDAVPVEVDSKEMSRVMGNLLINAIRLTPADGTVAVAAQRSPDGLVLSVTDGCGGIPEEDLARVFDTGWRGSQARTPPSGAGLGLAIVRGIVEAHSGRAGVRNVAGGCCFEVTLPAAPV